Genomic DNA from Deltaproteobacteria bacterium:
ACAGTCGAATGTGTCAGAATTCACGGCACCACACACCCCTGGTTTCCCTGGATGGCCAAGAATTCTCTGCCCGAGAGGAGATAAAGTTTATTAGATTTCCCTTGAACACTTCATATCGATCAAGATGGTAGGATTCGCCACTGCTGCCTGTAAGAGGAGAGAGGTCACAGCGACCAAAAAAAGATGGCAACACCTGCACACGAAGGAGAAATAATGCGCAAAACGCCACCTTGTCTCTCCATACTTTCACTATTGCTGGTCCTGGTTGCTGCTACCGCAACAGCTGATGTATTCGACCATTCACGCTTTGATCAAATCCTTAAGACATACGTAGATTCACAGGGGCTGGTGGACTACAACGGCATAGCCAGGGACAGCGATTTTTCTTTCTACATCCAATCCCTTGAAACAGCGCCCGTTGACAGGCTCTCCCGTGACGGTCAACTCGCCTTCTGGATCAATGCTTACAATGCGGTTACTATTGACAAGGTCATAAGAAGAAAACCGAAAAGGAGCGTCCGGGAAACGATTATTCCCGGAGTGTGGACCTCTACTGAATTTTTCACCAGTCGACAGCACCTGGTAGCAGGTAGAAGGATGAGCCAGGACCACATCGAACACCAGATTCTTCGCAGGCAGTTCCGGGACCCGCGAATCCACTTCGCCATCATCTGCGCCTCCATGGGTTGCCCTCCACTGCCCAGAGTCGCCTACACTGAAGTGAACGTCCAAAAGCGTCTGGACGAAGAAACCAGGGAATACCTCAATTCACCGAGGGGGACCAGGATTGACCGCAGTGAGAATACCCTTTATATCTCGAAACTTTTTAACTGGTTTGCCGATGACTTCGTGCAGAAATCTGGCTCAGTTCTAGCCTTTATAAAACCATACGTACACGAAGACATCCTGGAGTTTCTAGAGAGAAAACCGCGAATTTCCTACCTGGGTTATAATTGGGCCTTGAATGCTCAAAGTCTGATACAGCAATGACGTGCTGCGGCTAGAGTTAGCATGCTCAAAGGTTAGCAAACCGTAGAGGTTGATGGCAAAATGAAAGTGCACCTCGACATCCAATATTGATCAACAGAAGGAGCAGGAGATTGGCTGCAGGGCAACGAGCTGGATAGGGACAGGGATGAGGCATTGGTTTGCGCCGTGGCACCATAATGACCGCAGGCCCAACCTGAAGGTTGCGGCTGCCGAATGAGCAGCGAGAGGGCTGAACTCTTATTTTGCCATCAACCCATAGACAATACTTTTTCTGATAAGAAAAGAATATGGCAATTTCGGTTGTAATTCCTGCCTTGAATGAAGAGCAAGCTATTGCCAGTGTGGTGGAGAATGTCCCCGGGCAAATGGTCCAGGAGGTTATTGTCGTGGACAATGGCTCCACCGACAACACTGCTTTACAAGCTGCTGCCGCAGGAGCCAGGGTAGTGCATGAGAGTCGGCGTGGCTATGGTGCCGCCTGCCATGCAGGCGCCCTGGCAGCACGCCAGGCGGACATCATTGTCTTTCTCGACGGAGACTACAGCGACGATCCACGTTACCTGCCGCTTCTTGTCGAACCGCTCAGCCGCAACCAGGCGGACCTGGCAGTAGCAAGTCGGCTTCATGGGGGGCTCGAGAAGGGCTCAATGCTCTGG
This window encodes:
- a CDS encoding glycosyltransferase family 2 protein — encoded protein: MAISVVIPALNEEQAIASVVENVPGQMVQEVIVVDNGSTDNTALQAAAAGARVVHESRRGYGAACHAGALAARQADIIVFLDGDYSDDPRYLPLLVEPLSRNQADLAVASRLHGGLEKGSMLWHGRLGNLLVAWLIRRLYSVDLTDLGSFRAIRSETLFDLGMEQMTYGWPVEMVVKAAQKGWRLKSVPVPYRRRLGTSKVSGTVKGSLLAAYYMFFVPLLYLWKR
- a CDS encoding DUF547 domain-containing protein, which gives rise to MRKTPPCLSILSLLLVLVAATATADVFDHSRFDQILKTYVDSQGLVDYNGIARDSDFSFYIQSLETAPVDRLSRDGQLAFWINAYNAVTIDKVIRRKPKRSVRETIIPGVWTSTEFFTSRQHLVAGRRMSQDHIEHQILRRQFRDPRIHFAIICASMGCPPLPRVAYTEVNVQKRLDEETREYLNSPRGTRIDRSENTLYISKLFNWFADDFVQKSGSVLAFIKPYVHEDILEFLERKPRISYLGYNWALNAQSLIQQ